A genomic region of Blattabacterium cuenoti contains the following coding sequences:
- the metG gene encoding methionine--tRNA ligase yields the protein MKKSNKYTVTAALPYANGPIHIGHLAGVYLPADIFVRYLRRKKIDVIFICGSDEHGVPIAIQAKKEKKTPQEIVNKYHYMIKDSFNNFGIEFDYYSRTSTKIHCEISTSFFKKLHEKKKIFEKASEQYYDKEAKQFLADRYISGTCPHCKNKEAYGDQCENCGSSLVPEDLIYPKSTISGSFPVLKKTKHWYFPLNQYQTFLEKWILIHHKKDWKVNVYGQAKSWLYQGLKPRAITRDLNWGVPVPKEKGKVMYVWFEAPIGYISATIEWAKQRKRDWVPYWKDESTKLIQFIGKDNIVFHCIIFPVVLKAYNSGYILPDQILANEFLHLENKKISTSKNWAVWVHEYLKDFPNQQDTLRYILIANMPEKKDNNFHWKDFQRKNNTELVAILGNFVNRSLTLIQKYNKGIVPHPEMLSIKDKNILYKIKHYPEYIGNLIESYQFRESLTCFMNLARLGNKYLTEEEPWNKKKEKRVNTILYVSIQIVGMLAQLAEPFLPHTAKKLLYMLRLKTFFWKKIKKIEEILCPGHVLGDPSFLFKKITNESIEKQMKKLKKSL from the coding sequence ATGAAAAAATCAAATAAATATACAGTAACTGCTGCTTTACCTTATGCAAATGGACCAATTCATATAGGACATTTGGCTGGAGTTTATTTACCTGCAGATATTTTTGTTCGTTATCTTAGACGAAAAAAAATAGATGTTATTTTTATATGTGGATCGGATGAACATGGAGTCCCTATTGCAATACAAGCTAAAAAAGAAAAAAAAACTCCTCAAGAAATAGTGAATAAGTATCATTACATGATTAAAGATTCTTTTAATAATTTTGGAATAGAGTTTGATTACTATTCTAGAACCTCTACAAAAATTCATTGCGAAATTTCTACTTCTTTTTTTAAAAAACTTCATGAAAAAAAAAAGATTTTCGAAAAAGCGTCTGAACAATATTATGATAAAGAAGCTAAACAATTTTTAGCGGATAGGTATATATCTGGGACATGCCCCCATTGCAAAAATAAAGAGGCTTATGGCGATCAATGCGAAAATTGTGGAAGTTCGCTAGTCCCTGAAGATTTAATATATCCAAAATCAACTATAAGTGGAAGTTTTCCCGTTTTAAAAAAAACTAAACATTGGTATTTCCCTTTAAATCAATATCAAACATTCTTGGAAAAATGGATTTTAATTCATCATAAAAAAGATTGGAAAGTAAATGTATATGGACAAGCAAAATCTTGGTTATATCAAGGATTAAAACCTCGTGCTATCACAAGAGATTTGAATTGGGGAGTTCCTGTTCCGAAAGAGAAAGGAAAAGTTATGTATGTGTGGTTTGAGGCTCCTATAGGATATATCTCTGCTACCATAGAGTGGGCTAAACAAAGAAAAAGAGATTGGGTCCCTTATTGGAAAGATGAAAGTACCAAATTAATTCAGTTTATAGGAAAAGATAATATTGTTTTTCACTGCATTATTTTTCCAGTTGTACTAAAAGCATATAATAGTGGATATATCCTTCCAGATCAAATATTGGCTAATGAATTCCTTCATTTAGAAAATAAAAAAATATCGACTTCTAAAAATTGGGCAGTATGGGTTCATGAATATTTAAAAGATTTTCCAAATCAACAGGATACACTTCGTTATATTCTCATAGCTAATATGCCTGAAAAAAAAGATAATAATTTTCATTGGAAAGATTTTCAAAGAAAAAATAATACTGAATTGGTTGCTATATTAGGAAATTTTGTAAATAGAAGTCTAACTTTAATCCAAAAGTATAATAAAGGCATTGTCCCTCATCCTGAAATGTTATCTATAAAGGATAAAAACATTTTATACAAAATTAAACATTATCCAGAATATATAGGAAATTTAATTGAATCCTATCAATTTAGAGAATCCTTAACATGTTTTATGAATTTAGCTAGACTAGGAAACAAATATTTAACAGAAGAAGAACCTTGGAATAAAAAAAAAGAAAAACGTGTCAATACTATACTTTATGTATCGATACAAATTGTTGGGATGTTAGCTCAATTAGCGGAGCCTTTTCTTCCACATACAGCAAAAAAATTATTATATATGCTTCGTTTGAAAACTTTTTTTTGGAAAAAAATAAAAAAGATAGAAGAAATTTTATGTCCAGGACATGTATTAGGCGATCCCTCATTTTTATTTAAAAAAATAACCAACGAAAGCATTGAAAAACAGATGAAAAAACTTAAAAAATCGTTATGA
- the lon gene encoding endopeptidase La: MLLKNIFTESGFESEAEFIPLMSQDEEDQLLKDDIPEQLCILTVRNMVLYSGIVFPIIAGKSGSIQLLQDAYGLDKTVGVLTQKNSGIENLSEKDLYSIGTVAKILKLLKMPDGNTTVILQGKRRFKVNRFIQNDPYFKAEIIALEENKPSCKDKEYLALVESIKEIAIKIIQDNPNIPSEASIAIRNIESPSFLINFVAANMNLATRDKQKLLEYDDLKKRAMETLRFLNVEHQQIKLKNDIQSRVRSDMDQQQREYFLHQQIKAIQEELGDISYEKEIDEMRAKASRKKWPKEAKKQFDRELLKMQRTNPQMPEYTVQRNYLELMIDLPWGRYSKDNFDLEYAQKILDRDHYGLEKVKERIIEYLAVLKLRGDMRSPILCFYGPPGVGKTSLGRSIATALKRKYVRISLGGLHDESEIRGHRRTYIGAMPGRLLQSIRKVGTSNPVFVIDEIDKMGLGTNGDPSSAMLEVLDPEQNTSFYDNFLEMGYDLSKVLFIATANSLSHIQPALIDRMEVIEMNGYTVEEKTQIVKKHILPKQLKENGLKKSDLGLGTKQIEKVIESYTRESGLRTLEKHIAKLARYVAKHIAMNKKYVKLLNVEKIESILGIPNDPDRYEENNIPGVVTGLAWTHFGGDILYIESSLSKGKGHLSITGNLGEVMKESATIALQYIKAHYKEFKIDPIMFEEKNVHVHVPEGAVPKDGPSAGITMLTSLVSSFTKRKLRPHLAMTGEITLRGKVLPVGGIKEKILAAKRANIKEIILSQDNKKDVEEIKTEHLKGLTFDYVKNMNDVIHLSLL, translated from the coding sequence ATGTTATTAAAAAATATATTTACAGAATCTGGATTCGAGTCTGAAGCTGAGTTTATACCCTTAATGAGTCAAGATGAAGAAGATCAGTTACTTAAAGACGATATTCCTGAACAATTATGTATCTTAACAGTAAGAAATATGGTTTTGTATTCTGGTATTGTTTTTCCAATTATAGCAGGAAAAAGTGGATCCATACAATTGTTACAAGATGCTTATGGATTAGATAAAACAGTTGGAGTATTAACACAAAAAAATTCTGGAATCGAAAATCTTAGTGAAAAAGATTTGTATTCTATTGGAACGGTTGCTAAAATATTGAAATTATTGAAAATGCCTGATGGAAATACCACCGTAATTTTACAAGGGAAAAGAAGATTTAAAGTCAATCGTTTTATTCAAAATGATCCATATTTTAAAGCAGAAATTATAGCGTTAGAAGAAAATAAACCTTCCTGTAAGGATAAAGAATACCTTGCTTTAGTCGAATCTATAAAGGAAATAGCTATAAAAATTATTCAAGATAATCCAAATATTCCATCAGAAGCGAGCATTGCTATTCGTAATATAGAAAGTCCTTCTTTTTTAATCAATTTTGTAGCAGCTAATATGAATTTAGCTACTAGAGATAAACAAAAATTATTAGAATACGATGATTTGAAAAAAAGAGCAATGGAAACATTGCGTTTTCTAAACGTAGAACATCAACAAATTAAATTAAAAAACGATATTCAATCCCGTGTTCGTAGTGATATGGATCAGCAACAGAGAGAATATTTTTTGCATCAGCAAATTAAAGCCATACAAGAAGAACTAGGGGATATTTCTTATGAAAAAGAGATAGATGAAATGCGTGCTAAAGCTTCCAGAAAAAAATGGCCTAAGGAAGCAAAAAAACAATTTGATAGAGAACTGCTAAAAATGCAAAGAACGAATCCTCAAATGCCAGAATATACGGTACAGAGAAATTATCTGGAATTAATGATTGATCTTCCTTGGGGAAGATACTCAAAAGATAATTTTGATTTAGAATATGCACAAAAAATATTAGATAGAGATCACTATGGGCTAGAAAAAGTAAAAGAGCGTATTATAGAATATTTAGCAGTATTAAAATTAAGGGGAGATATGCGTTCTCCTATTCTATGTTTTTACGGTCCACCTGGAGTTGGAAAAACTTCTTTAGGTAGATCTATAGCAACCGCATTAAAAAGAAAATACGTTCGTATTTCTTTGGGAGGTTTGCATGATGAATCAGAAATACGGGGACATAGAAGAACTTATATAGGAGCTATGCCTGGGAGGCTATTACAATCTATTCGAAAGGTAGGAACTTCAAATCCCGTTTTTGTCATAGACGAAATAGATAAAATGGGACTAGGAACAAATGGGGATCCTTCTTCTGCTATGTTGGAAGTTTTAGATCCGGAACAAAATACCTCGTTTTACGATAATTTTTTAGAAATGGGTTATGATTTATCAAAAGTATTATTTATTGCCACAGCAAATTCACTTTCCCATATTCAACCAGCTTTAATAGATAGAATGGAAGTCATAGAAATGAATGGGTATACTGTAGAAGAAAAAACGCAAATTGTAAAAAAACACATATTACCCAAACAATTGAAAGAAAATGGATTAAAAAAATCAGATTTAGGACTTGGCACGAAACAAATAGAAAAAGTTATTGAAAGTTATACCAGAGAATCTGGATTGAGAACTTTGGAGAAACATATTGCGAAATTAGCACGTTATGTAGCTAAACATATTGCTATGAATAAGAAATATGTTAAACTTTTGAATGTTGAAAAAATAGAAAGTATTCTAGGTATACCCAATGATCCAGATCGTTATGAAGAAAATAATATTCCAGGTGTAGTAACTGGTTTAGCTTGGACCCATTTTGGGGGAGATATTTTATATATTGAATCCAGTTTATCGAAAGGGAAAGGCCATTTAAGTATTACTGGCAATTTAGGAGAGGTAATGAAAGAATCTGCGACAATTGCTTTACAATACATTAAAGCTCATTATAAAGAATTTAAAATAGATCCTATAATGTTTGAAGAAAAAAATGTACATGTTCATGTTCCTGAAGGAGCAGTTCCTAAAGATGGGCCATCTGCGGGAATAACAATGTTAACATCTTTAGTCTCAAGTTTTACTAAAAGAAAATTAAGACCTCATTTAGCTATGACAGGAGAAATTACTCTAAGAGGAAAGGTCCTTCCTGTTGGTGGAATTAAAGAAAAAATTTTAGCGGCTAAACGTGCTAATATTAAAGAAATTATTCTTTCACAAGATAATAAAAAAGATGTAGAAGAAATTAAAACCGAACATTTAAAAGGATTAACCTTTGATTATGTTAAAAATATGAATGATGTAATTCATTTATCTTTATTGTAA
- a CDS encoding N5-glutamine methyltransferase family protein, with amino-acid sequence MESFYKFYRVFQNTLKDLYPEYKELETIFFLLTTHIFQCDKTTILLRLSRKEKINFFTYDKLIKKLWELKKNRPIQYVIGETYFFGMKFTVNEKVFIPRPETEELVYWILQDHKDFNHDHPVQVFDIGTGSGCISITLKKKKPEIVHVHAIDSDPEAINIARKNAKLHHVKISLKNVDILKYGMYMPPKISKNVVNIIVSNPPYVRLSEKKLLHPNIVQYEPSQALFVPDEDPLIFYKKISFWIKKRLTGIVYVYFEINQFIYLDIIDFLKTKGFLNIEIKRDFQGFFRMVRAVYYANQNN; translated from the coding sequence ATGGAATCTTTTTACAAATTTTACCGTGTTTTTCAAAACACTCTTAAAGATTTATATCCAGAATATAAGGAGTTAGAAACTATCTTTTTTTTACTTACTACCCATATTTTTCAATGTGATAAAACGACTATTTTATTACGATTAAGTAGAAAAGAAAAAATCAATTTTTTTACTTACGATAAATTAATAAAAAAATTATGGGAATTAAAAAAAAATAGACCTATACAATATGTAATTGGAGAAACCTACTTTTTTGGAATGAAATTTACAGTTAATGAAAAAGTATTCATTCCAAGACCAGAAACAGAAGAACTTGTATACTGGATCCTACAGGATCATAAAGATTTCAATCATGATCATCCAGTACAAGTATTTGATATTGGAACAGGAAGTGGATGCATTAGTATTACTTTAAAAAAGAAAAAACCTGAAATTGTACACGTTCATGCTATTGATTCTGATCCAGAGGCTATTAACATAGCTCGTAAAAATGCAAAATTACATCATGTTAAAATTTCATTAAAAAATGTGGACATATTGAAATATGGAATGTACATGCCTCCAAAAATAAGTAAAAATGTTGTTAACATTATCGTTAGTAATCCACCTTATGTCAGACTATCTGAAAAAAAACTACTACATCCAAACATTGTTCAATATGAACCTTCTCAAGCTTTATTTGTTCCTGACGAGGACCCTTTGATTTTTTACAAAAAAATTTCTTTTTGGATCAAAAAAAGACTAACTGGAATTGTTTATGTTTATTTTGAAATAAACCAATTTATTTATTTAGATATTATTGATTTTTTAAAAACAAAAGGGTTTCTAAATATAGAAATAAAAAGAGATTTTCAAGGATTTTTCAGAATGGTTCGTGCAGTTTATTACGCAAACCAAAATAATTAA
- the lysA gene encoding diaminopimelate decarboxylase, which produces MMHELENNSYPVHREYLIQLAKKYGTPLYVYDSCKIKKQYMKMKNAFTGIENLIINYACKANTNINILKFLQNLGSGLDTVSIQEVELGLKAGFHPKRIIFTPNCVSIQEIKKAVDFGVRINLDNLSILEQFGGYYPDYAIGIRINPHIMAGGNYKISVGHIDSKFGISYYQIPHMKRILKNTGLKIEGFHMHTGSDILDIQAFLSGAKVLFKIAIDFPNLDYIDFGSGFKVPYTKNDIKTDLTSLSSSMTEEVDNFCKNYGSKITFIFEPGKFIVSESGYFLVSVNVIKHTTSTVFAGVDSGFNHFLRPMFYDAYHCIENISNPNGRFRFYTVVGYICESDTFGLNRKVKEIREGDILCIKNAGAYCFSMSSNYNSRYRPSEVMIFKGKDFIIRRRETMQDLIRNIVYIQHM; this is translated from the coding sequence ATGATGCATGAATTAGAAAATAATAGCTATCCAGTTCATAGAGAATACTTGATACAATTAGCAAAAAAATATGGCACTCCACTTTACGTATACGATTCTTGCAAAATAAAAAAACAATATATGAAGATGAAAAATGCTTTTACTGGTATTGAAAATTTAATTATTAATTATGCCTGTAAAGCTAATACGAATATAAATATATTAAAATTTTTGCAAAACTTGGGAAGTGGATTAGATACCGTGTCTATTCAGGAAGTAGAACTAGGATTAAAAGCAGGGTTTCATCCTAAAAGAATTATATTCACACCTAATTGTGTTTCTATTCAAGAAATAAAAAAGGCTGTTGATTTCGGAGTTAGAATCAATCTAGATAATCTATCCATTTTAGAACAATTTGGAGGATATTATCCTGATTATGCTATAGGAATAAGAATTAACCCACATATTATGGCAGGAGGGAATTATAAAATTTCAGTCGGTCATATTGATTCTAAATTTGGTATTTCTTACTACCAAATTCCTCATATGAAAAGAATATTAAAGAATACCGGACTTAAAATAGAAGGATTTCATATGCATACAGGATCTGATATATTAGATATACAAGCTTTTTTATCCGGAGCAAAAGTTTTATTTAAAATAGCTATAGATTTTCCAAATCTTGATTATATTGATTTTGGAAGTGGGTTTAAAGTTCCATACACAAAAAATGATATAAAAACGGATCTAACTTCTTTAAGTTCTTCTATGACAGAAGAAGTTGATAATTTTTGTAAAAATTATGGAAGTAAAATTACTTTCATATTTGAACCAGGTAAATTTATAGTTAGTGAATCTGGATATTTTTTAGTTAGCGTAAATGTCATTAAACATACTACTTCTACTGTATTTGCTGGAGTTGATTCAGGATTTAATCATTTTCTTCGTCCTATGTTTTACGATGCTTATCATTGTATTGAAAATATTTCTAATCCCAACGGAAGGTTTCGTTTTTACACAGTGGTGGGATATATTTGTGAATCAGATACTTTTGGGTTAAATAGAAAAGTTAAAGAAATCCGTGAAGGAGACATTTTATGCATTAAAAATGCGGGGGCTTACTGTTTTTCTATGTCTTCTAATTATAATTCTCGTTATAGACCTTCTGAAGTTATGATTTTTAAGGGGAAAGATTTTATCATAAGAAGAAGAGAAACGATGCAAGACCTTATTAGAAACATAGTGTACATACAACACATGTAG
- the ligA gene encoding NAD-dependent DNA ligase LigA: MDNKIEQKISKLRKELLKYNDQYYNSGYSEISDLHFDKKLKELSFLENKYPEFHDPTSPTMKIGAKVPKTESTVYHKYKMYSIQNTYSKKELMIWNTKISKSIHSLSFVCEPKYDGVSINLIYKNGFLTNAMTRGDGEKGEDVTKNIKTIKYIPFKLKGNNYPTYLEIRGEIFFPIKDFIEINKKRIKNGLPPYANPRNTASGTLKIRDHKKVRKRNLFCIAFHVIGKNLPFDTQYEAIKYIKYWGFKVPETARFCKNIKEVFHFIDVWKIGQNKLSYQTDGIVIKVNEYHKQTLLGFTNKYPRWAIAYKFRQKLHETKLLNITFQVGRTGIITPVANVVPIFISGTTIQRVALYNDNFIKKMGIHYGDSLLLEKGGNIIPKVTKINIKKRLNQTSPVFFLKKCPSCNSILTKKNELFYCTNQNCFSKTTEKIRHFVNVMNIKKIGKKIIYKLYKKGFLYSLYDLYKLKKKELLQINGVQEKLACSILNNIEKSKEKPYYRVLFALGIRYVGEYISKTLTDNFLDINSLMNANYNHLISVPSIGKKIAKSIIAYFSITEHQHIVKMLMKYGFHISKCPMMKKYSLIEGKSFVFTGKLSCMTRNEAKNIVECLGGKAYNTVNNKIHFIVVGKNFGSKLKKSMKKNNVKILTENIFLDMLKKSKKNNF, translated from the coding sequence ATGGATAACAAAATAGAACAAAAAATATCTAAACTTAGAAAAGAGTTATTGAAATATAATGATCAATATTATAATTCTGGATATTCCGAAATATCAGACTTACATTTTGATAAAAAATTAAAAGAATTATCTTTTTTAGAGAATAAATATCCTGAATTCCATGATCCTACTTCTCCTACAATGAAAATAGGAGCAAAAGTCCCTAAAACAGAATCTACTGTTTATCATAAATATAAAATGTACTCTATTCAAAATACCTATTCTAAAAAAGAATTGATGATTTGGAATACAAAAATCAGTAAATCAATTCATTCTTTATCTTTCGTATGTGAACCAAAATATGATGGAGTATCTATTAATTTAATTTATAAAAACGGATTTTTAACAAATGCGATGACTCGTGGGGATGGAGAAAAAGGAGAAGATGTCACAAAAAATATAAAAACGATAAAATATATTCCTTTCAAATTAAAAGGAAACAACTATCCTACGTATCTTGAGATACGTGGAGAAATTTTTTTTCCTATAAAGGATTTTATAGAAATCAATAAAAAACGCATAAAAAATGGACTCCCCCCTTATGCAAATCCAAGAAATACGGCTAGTGGAACACTGAAAATTCGTGATCATAAAAAAGTACGTAAAAGAAATTTATTTTGTATAGCATTTCATGTTATAGGAAAGAATTTACCTTTTGATACACAATATGAAGCTATAAAATACATCAAATATTGGGGATTTAAAGTTCCGGAAACAGCACGGTTTTGTAAAAATATAAAAGAAGTCTTCCATTTTATAGACGTTTGGAAGATCGGTCAAAATAAACTATCTTATCAAACTGACGGAATAGTTATTAAAGTCAATGAATATCATAAACAAACCCTTTTAGGATTTACCAATAAATATCCACGTTGGGCAATAGCCTACAAGTTTAGACAAAAATTGCATGAAACTAAATTATTAAATATTACGTTTCAAGTGGGACGTACGGGAATCATTACTCCTGTAGCCAATGTCGTTCCTATTTTCATTTCTGGAACCACAATACAAAGAGTAGCACTTTATAATGATAATTTTATAAAAAAAATGGGAATTCATTATGGAGATTCACTTTTATTAGAAAAAGGGGGGAATATCATTCCAAAAGTGACAAAAATAAATATTAAAAAAAGATTGAATCAAACCTCCCCTGTATTTTTCTTAAAAAAATGTCCGTCATGTAATAGCATTTTAACAAAAAAGAATGAATTATTTTACTGTACTAATCAAAACTGTTTTTCTAAAACAACAGAAAAAATAAGACATTTTGTAAATGTTATGAACATCAAAAAAATTGGAAAAAAAATAATATATAAACTATACAAAAAAGGTTTTTTATATAGTTTATATGATTTATATAAATTAAAAAAAAAAGAACTACTTCAAATTAATGGAGTCCAAGAGAAATTGGCATGTAGCATTTTAAATAATATAGAAAAATCAAAAGAAAAGCCCTATTACAGAGTATTATTTGCCTTAGGGATCCGTTATGTAGGAGAATATATTTCAAAAACATTAACAGACAATTTTTTGGATATCAATTCTTTAATGAATGCAAATTACAATCATTTAATTTCTGTTCCTAGCATAGGAAAAAAGATCGCAAAAAGCATCATTGCTTATTTTTCAATTACGGAACATCAACACATAGTTAAAATGCTTATGAAATATGGATTCCATATTTCAAAATGTCCTATGATGAAAAAATATTCCTTAATTGAAGGAAAATCTTTTGTATTTACAGGGAAATTATCTTGTATGACCCGTAATGAAGCTAAAAATATAGTAGAATGTTTAGGTGGAAAAGCATATAATACTGTAAATAATAAAATTCATTTTATAGTGGTTGGAAAAAATTTTGGTTCAAAATTAAAAAAAAGTATGAAAAAAAATAACGTAAAAATTTTGACCGAAAATATTTTTTTGGATATGCTGAAAAAATCAAAAAAAAATAATTTTTAA
- a CDS encoding 5'-3' exonuclease, whose product MNNNKKLFLIDAYPLIYQSYYAYIHNPLYTSKGLNTSPIINFTYFLMNILNNEKPSYMATIFDTNKGISFRKKEYDKYKVHRKKTPETICIALPYIIKILKTFKISFFYAPNGYEADDFIGTIAKKAENKGYIIYIITLDKDFFQLITENIKVYIPPFKGNTRKILGIEEIKIKFGVNDPKQVIDLWSMMGDPSDNIPGLPGVGIKNAIKFIQKYGSIEKLLNSTHDLNGKIKKNIEENKDLGLLSKKLITIVTNIPFFSFHEEKFYVKKPNWDSIKKIFGELEFIRLLKKAYKYFKFKTKE is encoded by the coding sequence ATGAATAATAATAAAAAATTATTTTTAATTGACGCATATCCCCTCATTTATCAGAGTTATTATGCCTACATACATAATCCTCTTTACACTTCTAAAGGACTCAATACTTCGCCTATCATAAATTTCACATATTTTTTAATGAACATATTAAATAATGAAAAGCCATCCTATATGGCAACTATTTTTGATACTAATAAAGGAATTTCTTTTAGGAAGAAAGAATATGACAAGTATAAAGTACATAGAAAAAAAACCCCGGAAACTATTTGCATAGCTCTTCCTTATATTATAAAAATTTTAAAAACCTTTAAAATTTCTTTTTTTTATGCTCCTAACGGATATGAGGCCGATGATTTTATCGGAACAATAGCTAAAAAAGCAGAAAATAAAGGATATATTATTTATATAATCACTTTGGATAAAGATTTTTTTCAATTAATAACAGAAAATATTAAAGTTTATATACCACCTTTTAAAGGAAATACAAGAAAAATATTGGGAATAGAAGAAATAAAAATAAAATTTGGGGTAAATGATCCAAAACAAGTTATAGATTTATGGAGTATGATGGGAGATCCTTCTGATAATATACCAGGATTACCAGGAGTTGGAATAAAAAATGCCATAAAATTTATTCAAAAATATGGAAGTATTGAAAAATTATTAAATTCAACTCATGATCTTAACGGAAAAATTAAAAAAAATATTGAAGAAAATAAAGATTTAGGTCTTTTATCGAAAAAATTAATTACTATCGTTACTAATATTCCCTTTTTTTCTTTTCATGAAGAAAAATTTTATGTAAAAAAACCAAATTGGGATTCCATAAAAAAAATATTTGGAGAACTTGAGTTTATAAGATTATTAAAAAAAGCTTATAAATATTTTAAATTTAAAACGAAAGAATAA
- a CDS encoding porin: MKKIKIIFLILFLGFFCPFHSYAEIIKEKETTNENSHFNIFLDFSNNINSIVKKEFSEGSHFSEDYLNLEGIGKVNDKISYRFAKQFKKIENSEILDLAYLKYKWNDQLYLLFGKQPFSFGSMEYANSLYEHVYRYSHVHKNRNNSIGLSFIYLPIKDHELQFQILNGMKNNKENMVQMVQNVNHPMGYSVNWNWSLSNHNKSIQNRWSYSIFQENENKKFWKLLALGSKLNCNPFTIEADYIFSDEDIEKNGNITKILRSCNNDYKHTASVKYETYLVKLKYNFIPKWNLIAKGVYEIGTSKKGINDVLGENKLFKKAYSYYGGIEFLPIIKSDDLSFHLVYQNQIINYILDTIKKENQNNHFLVLGLSYRIKMI, from the coding sequence ATGAAAAAAATAAAAATTATTTTCCTTATTCTTTTTTTAGGATTTTTTTGTCCTTTTCATAGTTATGCAGAAATCATAAAAGAAAAAGAAACAACAAATGAAAATTCTCATTTTAACATATTTTTAGATTTTTCTAATAATATTAATTCTATAGTAAAGAAAGAATTTTCTGAAGGGTCTCATTTTTCTGAAGACTATTTAAATTTGGAAGGAATAGGAAAAGTGAATGATAAAATAAGTTATCGTTTTGCAAAACAGTTTAAAAAAATAGAAAATTCTGAAATTCTGGATTTAGCTTATTTAAAATATAAGTGGAACGATCAACTTTATTTATTGTTTGGAAAACAACCTTTTTCTTTTGGTAGTATGGAATATGCTAATAGTTTGTATGAACACGTATACCGTTATTCGCATGTACACAAAAATAGGAATAATTCTATTGGATTAAGTTTTATTTATCTTCCTATAAAAGATCATGAATTACAATTTCAAATTCTTAATGGAATGAAAAACAACAAAGAAAATATGGTTCAAATGGTTCAAAATGTGAATCATCCTATGGGATATTCTGTAAATTGGAATTGGAGTTTATCAAATCATAATAAATCTATTCAAAATAGATGGTCTTATTCTATTTTTCAAGAAAATGAGAATAAAAAATTTTGGAAATTATTAGCTTTGGGTAGCAAACTAAATTGTAACCCTTTTACCATAGAAGCAGACTATATATTTAGCGATGAAGATATAGAAAAAAATGGGAATATAACAAAAATTTTACGATCATGTAATAATGATTATAAGCATACTGCTTCTGTGAAATATGAAACTTATTTAGTGAAATTGAAATACAACTTTATTCCAAAATGGAATTTAATTGCTAAAGGAGTATATGAAATCGGAACCTCTAAAAAAGGAATAAATGATGTTTTGGGAGAAAATAAATTGTTTAAAAAAGCATATTCTTATTATGGAGGGATAGAATTTCTTCCTATCATAAAAAGTGATGATCTTAGTTTTCATTTAGTGTATCAAAACCAAATAATAAATTATATTTTAGATACAATAAAAAAAGAAAATCAGAATAATCATTTTCTTGTTTTAGGATTAAGTTATCGTATTAAAATGATTTAA